From Salvia miltiorrhiza cultivar Shanhuang (shh) unplaced genomic scaffold, IMPLAD_Smil_shh original_scaffold_269, whole genome shotgun sequence, the proteins below share one genomic window:
- the LOC131003786 gene encoding uncharacterized protein LOC131003786, whose translation MRVVIDEAIHEDALLPYPTEDYESIGDAVGSHVEWPIRLFKLRYEKPKKEKAQENNKETIDITALPKPLRMLYIYGKRSGNNHITIELDENVFGVKHNLYVDMEDIVPFCQLKPISYMCIATYVCFLQSKLNMLPWADMVRFVDPLNIGYIPTTKTDAETANENMEFRARELSKRLINTKINQIFLAPCNVEYHWILTVIDPNKGEIAILDSLYKGIHDKIWKEVVELALRLFNMEKRKNGKKKPDWTVLKFNAHEKYSNEEIDVVRSEWADCVQEYIKE comes from the exons ATGCGTGTAGTCATTGATGAAGCAATCCATGAAGATGCTCTTTTGCCTTATCCAACAGAAGACTACGAAAGCATTGGTGATGCAGTGGGATCACATGTTGAATGGCCTATACGTCTTTTCAAGTTGAGATATGAG AAaccgaaaaaagaaaaagcacAAGAAAACAACAAGGAAACGATAGATATTACAGCTCTTCCAAAGCCTTTGCGCATGTTGTATATTTATGGCAAGCGTTCGGGCAACAACCATATAACTATTGAACTTGATGAGAATGTCTTCGGAGTTAAGCACAACTTATATGTAGACATGGAAGACATCGTGCCTTTCTGCCAGTTGAAGCCAATATCTTATATGTGTATTGCTACCTACGTATG CTTCCTACAAAGCAAGTTGAACATGTTACCTTGGGCCGATATGGTTAGATTTGTTGACCCATTGAATATAGGCTATATTCCAACTACGAAAACGGATGCAGAAACTGCGAATGAGAATATGGAATTTAGAGCACGAGAATTGTCAAAAAGGTTGATTAATACAAAAATCAATCAAATTTTCTTAGCTCCGTGTAATGTGGA ATATCATTGGATTCTTACGGTGATTGACCCTAATAAGGGAGAGATTGCTATCTTGGATTCCCTCTACAAAGGAATTCATGATAAAATTTGGAAAGAAGTCGTGGAATT GGCCTTAAGGTTGTTCAATATGGAGAAGAGAAAGAATGGAAAGAAGAAGCCTGATTGGACAGTACTGAAG TTCAATGCTCATGAAAAGTATTCAAATGAAGAGATAGATGTAGTGCGATCAGAGTGGGCAGATTGTGTTCAAGAATATATAAAGGAGTAA